One region of Natronorubrum aibiense genomic DNA includes:
- a CDS encoding DUF998 domain-containing protein: MADKNWRRVASGCGLAAPIVALGAIVLATLLAAPETFTWRERALSDMGRYGTRTFVLFNGGLIVGGLLGIPFGWRLWVGSRTVFERVGVIALWAATIGLVGVGVFFLGHTAFYLETSLHGPAALLFFGLAPVAQWLYGTGLVLADERRLGLASIWLGLIHPLCWLGWILSRVGSADTGAWFAVPEFVAAVAFGGWTLLIAGTRWRRDSASRTTVPRR, translated from the coding sequence ATGGCAGACAAGAACTGGCGTCGAGTTGCGTCCGGCTGTGGACTCGCCGCGCCGATCGTCGCGCTGGGAGCGATCGTTCTCGCGACACTGCTCGCCGCCCCGGAGACGTTCACCTGGCGCGAGCGAGCGCTCTCGGATATGGGCCGCTACGGCACCCGGACGTTCGTGCTTTTCAACGGCGGGCTGATCGTCGGTGGCCTGCTCGGTATCCCCTTCGGCTGGCGACTCTGGGTGGGCAGTCGGACGGTATTCGAGCGGGTCGGGGTTATCGCGCTGTGGGCGGCGACCATCGGACTGGTCGGCGTCGGCGTCTTCTTTCTCGGTCACACCGCGTTCTACCTCGAGACGAGCCTCCACGGGCCGGCCGCGCTGTTGTTTTTCGGACTCGCGCCGGTCGCACAGTGGCTCTACGGCACCGGGCTTGTGCTCGCCGACGAGCGCCGACTCGGACTCGCGTCCATCTGGCTCGGCCTGATCCACCCGCTTTGCTGGCTCGGCTGGATCCTGTCTCGAGTCGGGAGCGCCGACACCGGGGCGTGGTTCGCCGTCCCCGAGTTCGTCGCTGCAGTCGCGTTCGGGGGGTGGACCCTGCTCATCGCCGGCACGCGATGGCGACGTGACAGCGCCAGCAGAACCACGGTACCGCGCCGCTAA
- a CDS encoding UPF0058 family protein — MHKDELLELHEELVVIMEHFSQREDVDEELFEPYHELDVDPSHVHKSKSEHKHAVFILGNALAKGMSDDEFSSAGRIGKRMKELAEDAESKI, encoded by the coding sequence ATGCATAAAGACGAACTCCTCGAGCTCCACGAAGAACTCGTCGTCATCATGGAGCACTTCTCCCAGCGAGAGGACGTCGACGAGGAACTCTTCGAGCCGTACCACGAGCTCGACGTCGATCCATCGCACGTCCACAAATCGAAGAGCGAACACAAACACGCCGTCTTCATCCTCGGGAACGCCCTCGCGAAGGGCATGAGCGATGACGAGTTCTCGAGCGCCGGCCGAATCGGCAAGCGGATGAAAGAACTCGCCGAGGACGCCGAGTCGAAAATCTAG
- a CDS encoding DUF7527 domain-containing protein — protein sequence MNSRTQERVERWDSRQFEGGYDGLADLAAADFSGAVVASGTWLFLLNGRVVGVVDGTMADFETATGTVYEAPHPSLPLLSAMEERDGDTRAKYYTNETPLHEVDETLQSGSFTGYVELSENVLSGDYYAVYYGGRRMAAAYIGNAEQLLTGDEAFERADDEVGIYEVIDVDIDVTDVPGTDTEAAETTGTDDESAENSAGATDDRQATTAETAAEPSADPTESAIESIDISGSESTADETASSPSITDITLGEPAESTLESESPTDDPEPAADDRPGITAATDVEPEPASSGITDAEATTDLENEQSTTEDDHADRDQTPSESGGEPDAAVTVREDEPTPSESDGTEFDAEPAVDDAQSATDIDTDGERGAIDAAAMDAAVDDVDEPATTSEGPDSSALDPATVEEAAAQLDQSNISWTEDDVESAAEDESADSERFEQEAQWRETRRIPSIDPDNTEAATRDGDVTGRGDTRSRSRDPQSSTTTAETADSDARDTPTTSSSTVPEPTNRTHQQASNSTDGTRSGPQRTDRAETSTDSSAAQPASDTASSDEYERKIATLTQKLETLVKKRDTLAATVEELEAERDRLRSENEELSTTVDRLQSRIEELQTELEEARAATPKSGANAPEARTSLPAQQALAETNLFVRYGSKSQPTLETAHDGEADRTEVASNLRLEYHTGFDASDVVVDGTPYEEFLTTTMEYRFVDWLTEMVLYEIRDTGNANGLGDLYDAIPRIDRAELDATISLADDDTEDVPERVTFDIVAFDKMGNPLVVVNLNDSREPATQDMLEEMEEAASAVKANYPDLAAATVVTSSYFEPGALEVADQATSSGLLSRSSKLSYVNLSRKQGYHLCLVESRSEGFHMNVPEL from the coding sequence ATGAACTCGCGCACGCAAGAGCGCGTCGAACGGTGGGATTCTCGTCAGTTCGAGGGCGGGTACGATGGCCTCGCTGATCTCGCTGCTGCTGACTTCTCGGGCGCCGTCGTCGCTAGTGGGACGTGGCTGTTTTTGCTCAATGGTCGTGTGGTCGGCGTCGTCGATGGAACGATGGCGGACTTCGAGACTGCAACGGGGACCGTCTACGAGGCACCGCATCCATCGCTCCCGTTGCTCTCGGCGATGGAAGAAAGGGACGGGGACACGAGAGCTAAATACTACACGAACGAGACGCCGCTTCACGAGGTCGACGAGACGCTCCAGAGCGGGTCGTTCACTGGCTACGTCGAACTGAGCGAGAACGTTCTCAGTGGGGACTATTACGCCGTCTACTACGGCGGGCGTCGAATGGCAGCGGCCTACATCGGCAACGCCGAGCAACTGCTCACCGGCGACGAGGCGTTCGAACGTGCCGACGACGAGGTCGGTATCTACGAGGTGATCGACGTCGACATCGACGTCACCGACGTTCCCGGCACCGACACCGAAGCGGCCGAAACGACTGGCACCGACGATGAGAGCGCCGAGAACAGTGCCGGCGCCACTGACGACCGACAGGCGACGACCGCGGAGACAGCGGCCGAACCGAGCGCCGATCCGACGGAGTCGGCCATCGAGTCGATTGACATCTCCGGCTCGGAGTCGACAGCTGACGAGACAGCCTCGAGCCCTTCGATAACGGACATCACTCTTGGGGAGCCAGCGGAGTCGACACTCGAGAGCGAATCACCGACCGACGACCCAGAGCCGGCGGCGGACGACCGACCGGGGATCACGGCGGCCACCGACGTGGAGCCAGAACCCGCCTCGAGCGGGATCACCGACGCAGAGGCGACGACCGATCTCGAGAACGAGCAATCGACGACCGAAGACGACCACGCGGACCGCGATCAGACGCCGAGCGAGTCCGGCGGCGAGCCGGATGCGGCGGTCACAGTACGCGAGGACGAGCCCACCCCCTCCGAGTCGGACGGAACCGAGTTCGACGCCGAGCCAGCGGTCGACGACGCTCAGTCGGCCACTGACATCGATACCGACGGCGAGCGCGGTGCTATCGACGCTGCCGCAATGGATGCTGCGGTGGACGACGTCGACGAACCCGCCACCACAAGCGAGGGCCCCGACTCGAGCGCGCTCGATCCCGCCACGGTCGAGGAGGCAGCAGCGCAACTGGATCAGAGCAACATTTCCTGGACCGAAGACGACGTCGAGTCAGCGGCCGAGGACGAGTCGGCCGACAGCGAACGATTCGAACAGGAGGCCCAGTGGCGCGAAACGCGTCGCATTCCGTCGATCGATCCGGACAACACCGAAGCAGCGACTCGAGACGGCGACGTCACCGGCCGCGGCGACACACGCTCACGGTCGCGCGATCCGCAGTCGTCGACCACGACGGCCGAGACGGCCGACAGCGACGCTCGTGACACCCCGACGACAAGCAGTTCGACGGTCCCGGAGCCGACGAATCGAACGCACCAGCAGGCCAGCAACAGCACCGATGGCACCCGTAGCGGACCACAACGGACGGATCGGGCCGAGACCAGCACCGACTCGAGCGCCGCCCAGCCGGCGTCTGACACTGCTTCGAGCGACGAGTACGAACGGAAGATCGCCACACTCACGCAGAAACTGGAGACCCTCGTGAAGAAACGCGATACGCTGGCAGCGACAGTCGAGGAGCTCGAGGCCGAACGCGACCGGCTGCGATCGGAAAACGAGGAACTGTCGACGACGGTCGACCGGCTCCAGTCGCGAATCGAGGAGTTACAGACCGAACTCGAGGAGGCCCGTGCGGCGACGCCTAAGTCGGGTGCGAACGCGCCCGAGGCGAGGACATCGCTTCCGGCCCAGCAGGCGCTTGCCGAAACGAATCTCTTCGTCCGGTACGGATCGAAGAGCCAGCCGACCCTCGAGACGGCCCACGACGGCGAGGCCGACCGCACCGAAGTCGCCTCGAATCTTCGCCTCGAGTACCACACCGGCTTCGACGCGAGCGACGTCGTCGTCGACGGCACGCCGTACGAGGAGTTTCTCACGACGACGATGGAGTACCGCTTTGTCGACTGGCTCACCGAGATGGTCCTCTACGAGATTCGGGACACCGGCAACGCCAACGGGCTCGGTGATCTCTACGATGCGATCCCGCGGATCGACCGCGCCGAACTCGACGCGACGATCTCGCTCGCGGACGACGACACCGAGGACGTCCCCGAGCGCGTGACGTTCGATATCGTCGCGTTCGACAAGATGGGGAACCCGTTAGTCGTCGTCAATCTAAACGACTCGCGCGAGCCCGCAACGCAGGACATGCTCGAGGAGATGGAAGAAGCCGCCTCGGCGGTCAAGGCAAACTACCCCGACCTCGCGGCGGCGACCGTCGTCACCTCGAGTTACTTCGAACCCGGCGCGCTCGAGGTCGCCGACCAAGCGACGAGCAGCGGACTGCTCAGCCGAAGCTCGAAGCTAAGCTACGTGAACCTCTCTCGCAAGCAGGGATATCACCTCTGTCTGGTCGAGTCGCGTTCGGAAGGGTTCCACATGAACGTCCCCGAACTGTAA
- a CDS encoding adenylosuccinate synthase, whose translation MTVTIVGSQLGDEGKGGVVDVYGDSADVVARYQGGDNAGHTVVHDGEKYKLSLVPSGAVRGKVGVLGNGCVVNPETLFDEIDTLRERGLEPDVRVAERAHVILPYHRALDGIEEAEKEDLAAGTTKRGIGPTYEDKAGRRGVRIGDLLDPDVLRERLEYVVPQKKALAEEVFDKETGEAFDIDHLYETYREYGTRLEEEDMTVDCGTFLQERIDDGDNVMLEGAQGTSLDIDHGVYPYVTSSNPSSGGATVGTGLGPTVVGQGDVIGIVKAYLSRVGTGPLPTELGGVEDQTPDYDPEEGAGKDEEELATQIRDEGGEYGTVTGRPRRVGWLDMPMLRHAARANGFTGLAINHIDVLAGLDEVKVGHSYEFDGEEIFTVPPTTEQWGRCEATFKSFDGWPDIDWAEVADEGYEAIPENARTYLEYISDELDTPIYAVGVGPGRGETVIVENPYE comes from the coding sequence ATGACCGTCACAATCGTCGGGTCGCAACTCGGCGACGAAGGCAAGGGTGGAGTCGTCGACGTCTACGGCGACTCCGCCGATGTCGTCGCTCGATATCAGGGTGGCGACAACGCTGGACATACCGTCGTTCACGATGGTGAGAAGTACAAACTATCGCTCGTGCCGTCCGGAGCCGTTCGAGGGAAGGTCGGCGTCCTCGGCAACGGCTGTGTCGTCAACCCGGAGACGCTGTTCGACGAGATCGATACGCTCCGCGAGCGCGGCCTTGAGCCGGACGTGCGCGTGGCCGAACGCGCACACGTCATCCTTCCATATCACCGCGCGCTCGACGGTATCGAGGAAGCAGAGAAAGAGGATCTCGCGGCCGGAACGACCAAACGCGGTATCGGCCCGACCTACGAAGACAAGGCCGGTCGACGCGGCGTCCGCATCGGGGACTTGCTCGATCCCGACGTGCTCCGCGAGCGACTCGAGTACGTCGTCCCCCAGAAGAAGGCCCTCGCAGAGGAGGTCTTCGACAAGGAGACGGGCGAGGCGTTCGATATCGACCACCTCTACGAGACCTACCGCGAGTACGGCACGCGACTCGAGGAAGAAGACATGACCGTCGACTGCGGAACGTTCCTCCAAGAGCGCATCGACGACGGCGACAACGTCATGCTCGAGGGTGCACAGGGGACGTCGCTCGACATCGACCACGGCGTCTACCCCTACGTCACCTCCTCGAACCCGAGTTCCGGCGGTGCAACCGTCGGCACCGGCCTCGGTCCGACCGTCGTCGGACAGGGCGACGTTATCGGCATCGTCAAAGCCTATCTCTCGCGTGTCGGCACGGGGCCGCTCCCGACCGAACTCGGCGGCGTCGAGGACCAGACGCCCGACTACGACCCCGAGGAGGGTGCTGGTAAGGACGAAGAAGAACTCGCAACCCAGATTCGCGACGAGGGTGGCGAGTACGGCACTGTCACCGGTCGCCCGCGCCGTGTCGGGTGGCTCGACATGCCGATGTTGCGCCACGCGGCCCGTGCGAACGGCTTTACGGGACTCGCGATCAACCACATCGACGTGCTGGCTGGCCTCGACGAAGTGAAAGTCGGCCACAGCTACGAGTTCGACGGCGAGGAGATCTTCACCGTGCCCCCGACGACCGAGCAGTGGGGCCGCTGTGAAGCGACGTTCAAGTCGTTCGACGGCTGGCCCGACATCGACTGGGCCGAGGTCGCAGACGAAGGCTACGAGGCAATTCCGGAAAACGCTCGCACCTACCTCGAGTACATCAGCGACGAACTCGACACGCCGATCTACGCGGTCGGCGTCGGTCCCGGCCGCGGCGAGACCGTCATCGTCGAGAACCCCTACGAATAG
- a CDS encoding methytransferase partner Trm112 has protein sequence MKESLLEILCCPLDKHELELEDAEYDDADEEIVGGTLVCSECGERYPIEDGIPNLLPPDMREETPA, from the coding sequence ATGAAGGAGTCGTTGCTGGAGATCCTCTGCTGTCCGCTGGACAAACACGAACTGGAACTCGAGGACGCCGAGTACGACGATGCCGACGAGGAGATCGTCGGGGGCACGCTCGTCTGCAGCGAGTGCGGCGAGCGATACCCGATCGAAGACGGCATCCCAAACCTGCTGCCGCCAGATATGCGCGAAGAAACCCCGGCCTGA
- a CDS encoding DUF7524 family protein, with translation MSREVIVHVNRGAGDSLESAVGHLEVRGSFDLRLQSHGTPAHVHCRLDGDLERIASLPESNYYVDADDELVVLIRVDAEAIDRPVEGTLEVLTGYGSESIAIPVTVKPAPGDVDVDDSLAKPQSTPEPGLLERVGTGTGIGIEPATLGVVALGLVAVAIAAMTAATIGGPVAMAGLAIVGVGFLVALVLLVR, from the coding sequence GTGTCCCGAGAGGTCATCGTCCACGTCAATCGCGGGGCTGGCGACTCCCTCGAGTCAGCCGTCGGTCACCTCGAGGTCCGGGGGTCGTTCGACCTTCGCTTACAGAGCCACGGGACACCCGCACACGTCCACTGTCGACTCGACGGCGACCTCGAGCGAATCGCGTCGCTCCCGGAGTCGAACTACTACGTCGACGCTGATGACGAACTCGTCGTTCTCATCCGCGTCGACGCGGAAGCGATCGACCGCCCCGTCGAGGGCACGCTCGAGGTGCTGACCGGATACGGCTCGGAGTCGATCGCGATTCCCGTCACTGTCAAGCCGGCGCCGGGCGACGTCGATGTCGACGACTCGCTCGCGAAACCTCAGTCAACCCCAGAGCCCGGCCTCCTCGAGCGAGTCGGAACCGGAACCGGAATCGGTATCGAGCCGGCGACGCTCGGCGTCGTCGCGCTCGGCCTCGTCGCCGTCGCCATTGCGGCGATGACGGCGGCCACGATCGGCGGCCCGGTCGCGATGGCCGGTCTCGCGATCGTTGGAGTCGGCTTTCTCGTTGCGCTCGTCTTGCTAGTGCGTTAA
- a CDS encoding DR2241 family protein, producing the protein MATAEFDFDALLETLEDESSIVFDGLRIEREGETYALETPESDQTDLEAADLEAALEPITDYVTNWRYWRASVGGDGTARRAFLRWCERAPPEAESGDDAPADDTVSTDDDVLAVPARYDALREGIDREWGQLCITARLVDDVDEPAGERVYDLWHVDDADTDLADLEVYDDPCDARELSTYDGDGRYRPLKTAPTLVSGWAFTGLSGAELVETIGFFYPATIENWHRERQGELDVDHWLETAERQTGIYDVIDELPREAVEWMTEACCVDSQCLRRREWQYDEGNELAVDGGDGQFPCREPCSLVVAAARKWTVLESEEEHTYELELTTSELNQLEELIDAVADGRTDEIREADVYDGANRYRARYLRAKRFDDEGSLEARTRDD; encoded by the coding sequence ATGGCGACAGCTGAGTTCGATTTCGACGCGCTGCTCGAGACGCTCGAGGACGAGTCGTCGATCGTGTTCGACGGCCTCCGAATCGAGCGCGAGGGCGAGACGTACGCCCTCGAGACGCCCGAGAGCGACCAGACCGATCTCGAGGCGGCCGACCTCGAGGCCGCGCTCGAGCCGATCACCGACTACGTCACGAACTGGCGCTACTGGCGGGCGTCGGTCGGTGGGGACGGCACTGCCCGCCGGGCGTTCCTGCGATGGTGCGAGCGAGCACCACCCGAGGCCGAATCTGGCGACGACGCGCCGGCAGACGACACCGTGTCGACCGACGACGACGTACTCGCCGTCCCGGCGCGATACGACGCACTGCGGGAGGGGATCGACCGCGAGTGGGGACAGCTCTGTATCACGGCCCGACTCGTCGACGACGTCGACGAGCCCGCCGGCGAGCGAGTATACGATCTCTGGCACGTCGACGACGCCGACACCGACCTCGCCGACCTCGAGGTCTATGACGACCCGTGCGATGCCCGCGAGCTGTCGACGTACGACGGCGACGGCCGCTATCGGCCGCTGAAGACGGCTCCCACGCTCGTCTCGGGCTGGGCCTTTACCGGCCTCTCGGGCGCCGAACTCGTCGAGACCATCGGCTTTTTCTACCCGGCAACGATCGAAAACTGGCACCGCGAGCGCCAGGGAGAGTTAGACGTCGACCACTGGCTCGAGACTGCCGAGCGCCAGACCGGAATCTACGACGTCATCGATGAGCTGCCACGGGAGGCCGTCGAGTGGATGACCGAGGCCTGTTGTGTCGACTCCCAGTGTCTGCGCCGCCGCGAGTGGCAGTACGACGAGGGCAACGAGCTTGCCGTCGACGGCGGCGACGGCCAGTTCCCCTGCCGCGAGCCGTGTTCGCTCGTCGTCGCCGCCGCACGCAAGTGGACTGTCCTCGAGTCCGAGGAGGAACACACCTACGAACTCGAGTTGACCACGAGCGAACTCAACCAACTCGAGGAACTGATCGACGCCGTCGCCGACGGCCGCACCGACGAGATCCGCGAGGCGGACGTCTACGACGGGGCGAACCGCTATCGAGCGCGATACCTCCGGGCGAAACGGTTCGACGACGAGGGCTCTCTCGAGGCGCGAACGCGCGACGACTGA
- a CDS encoding CbiX/SirB N-terminal domain-containing protein translates to MQALVIAAHGSHLNPDASDPTYAHADTVRETGAFDEVREAFWKEEPHFREVIRTLESDEVFVVPLFISEGYFTEQVIPRELRLEDWDPDQWDSDGTDASQATLEADDVEKTIHYCGPVGTHDAMTDVIVQRAESVTDDPDVGEGVGLAVVGHGTERNENSAKAVEYHADRIRQQDRFDEVEALFMDEEPEVDDVTDYFETDDIVVVPLFIADGYHTQEDIPEDMGLTDDYRLGWSVPAEVDGHRIWYAGAVGTEGLMADVVLERAADAGADIGGALESVRATMASDGSRGSDLEPSTGAGD, encoded by the coding sequence ATGCAAGCGCTGGTTATCGCGGCGCACGGATCGCACCTGAATCCGGACGCCTCGGACCCCACGTACGCCCATGCCGACACCGTCCGCGAGACGGGAGCGTTCGACGAGGTCCGCGAGGCGTTCTGGAAAGAAGAGCCACATTTCCGCGAGGTGATCCGCACGCTCGAGTCCGATGAAGTGTTCGTCGTCCCCCTGTTTATCAGTGAGGGTTACTTCACCGAGCAGGTCATCCCCCGCGAACTGCGTCTCGAGGACTGGGACCCAGACCAGTGGGATTCCGACGGGACCGACGCCTCGCAGGCGACGCTCGAGGCTGACGACGTCGAGAAGACGATCCACTACTGTGGGCCGGTCGGCACTCACGATGCGATGACCGACGTCATCGTTCAGCGTGCCGAGAGCGTGACGGACGATCCGGACGTCGGGGAGGGGGTCGGCCTCGCGGTCGTCGGCCACGGCACCGAGCGCAACGAAAACTCCGCGAAGGCAGTCGAGTATCACGCCGATCGAATCCGCCAGCAGGACCGATTCGACGAGGTCGAGGCCCTGTTCATGGACGAAGAGCCCGAGGTCGACGACGTCACGGACTACTTCGAGACGGACGACATCGTCGTCGTCCCGCTGTTTATCGCCGACGGCTACCACACCCAGGAGGACATCCCCGAGGATATGGGCCTGACCGACGACTACCGCCTCGGCTGGTCGGTTCCGGCCGAGGTCGACGGCCACCGGATCTGGTACGCCGGTGCCGTCGGCACCGAGGGACTGATGGCCGACGTCGTCCTCGAGCGCGCGGCCGACGCCGGCGCGGACATCGGCGGCGCACTCGAGTCGGTCCGGGCGACGATGGCGTCCGACGGCAGCCGCGGGTCGGACCTCGAACCGAGCACGGGAGCGGGGGACTGA
- a CDS encoding DUF2797 domain-containing protein translates to MQLVGYEPSGRGSALVVGDGGSVERQLLEPGDSLAYALGSRHCAGTVHDGEHRPCDRPSAPYCEYHTSTWVCARCTGTCLKDEMDCYQDHAVYIAAFAPDTFKIGVTKLRRLETRLREQGADRAAHVHTVSNGRIAREIEAEIAQRLVDRVRMPTKIASIAATVDEDAWDATLEEFEVIDRFAFDYGLEGECASQPVPETIAAGTVAGVKGRLLVLENGGTTYAVDMRDLVGYDVTAGTTDRPLQSSLGSFG, encoded by the coding sequence GTGCAACTGGTGGGCTACGAGCCGAGTGGGCGCGGATCGGCGCTGGTGGTCGGCGACGGCGGATCGGTCGAGCGCCAGCTCCTCGAGCCCGGCGACTCGCTTGCCTACGCGCTCGGCTCGCGCCACTGCGCCGGCACCGTCCACGACGGCGAGCACCGTCCCTGTGATCGCCCGTCGGCCCCCTACTGCGAGTATCACACGAGCACGTGGGTCTGTGCGCGCTGTACGGGCACCTGCCTGAAAGACGAGATGGACTGCTATCAGGACCACGCCGTCTACATCGCCGCCTTCGCGCCCGACACGTTCAAAATCGGCGTCACCAAACTCCGGCGACTCGAGACCCGTCTCCGAGAGCAGGGAGCCGACCGCGCGGCCCACGTTCACACCGTCTCGAACGGCCGCATCGCCCGCGAGATCGAAGCCGAGATCGCCCAGCGGCTGGTCGATCGCGTCCGAATGCCGACGAAGATCGCCTCGATCGCGGCGACCGTCGACGAGGACGCGTGGGACGCCACACTCGAGGAATTCGAGGTGATCGACCGCTTCGCGTTCGACTACGGCCTCGAGGGCGAGTGTGCGAGCCAGCCGGTTCCCGAAACGATCGCCGCCGGCACCGTCGCCGGCGTGAAAGGCCGACTGCTCGTCCTCGAAAACGGCGGGACGACCTACGCCGTCGACATGCGCGACCTCGTGGGGTATGACGTGACGGCGGGGACGACGGACCGACCCCTCCAGTCGTCGCTCGGCTCGTTCGGATAG
- a CDS encoding phosphatase PAP2 family protein: MLGRVLVQLIVVVTGLLLLSTALFVGRDRLRETRGAWRHRVRAAAPITVVLASALLLNSVARQVGPELSWMIDWNLTWAIYDLEGQFIVWLQAQATPAVTAYFSFIYIYGYVFLLAFPVVAYFALSETRQLRELLTAYTLNYTIGLAVYVFVIAYGPRNMMPELVDALLYDTYPQYQHLTRQVNRNTNVFPSLHTSLAATVSILAYRTRAYYPMWNVVAAVLGLSVAISTMYLGIHWAIDVLAGVVLAYLSVELAGILVGRWSISSWVNGRVPSLRTLRRR; encoded by the coding sequence ATGCTCGGCAGAGTGTTAGTCCAGTTGATCGTGGTCGTGACGGGACTTCTTCTCCTCTCGACCGCGCTGTTCGTCGGTCGGGATCGACTCCGAGAGACGCGCGGCGCGTGGCGACACCGAGTGCGGGCGGCCGCACCGATCACCGTCGTCCTCGCCTCGGCGTTGCTCTTGAACAGCGTCGCTAGACAGGTTGGCCCGGAACTCTCGTGGATGATCGACTGGAATCTTACCTGGGCGATCTACGACCTCGAGGGACAGTTCATCGTCTGGCTGCAGGCACAGGCGACGCCGGCAGTGACGGCGTACTTCTCGTTCATCTACATCTACGGCTACGTCTTCTTGCTGGCGTTTCCCGTCGTTGCGTACTTCGCGCTCTCGGAGACGCGTCAACTCCGGGAACTCCTGACGGCGTACACGCTGAACTACACCATCGGACTGGCGGTGTACGTCTTCGTCATCGCCTACGGGCCGCGAAACATGATGCCCGAACTCGTCGATGCACTGTTGTACGATACGTATCCGCAGTACCAACACCTCACGCGACAGGTCAACCGCAACACCAACGTCTTCCCGTCGCTGCACACCTCGCTCGCCGCGACCGTCTCCATCCTGGCCTACCGCACTCGAGCGTACTATCCAATGTGGAACGTCGTCGCGGCCGTACTCGGGCTCTCCGTCGCGATTTCGACGATGTACCTCGGTATTCACTGGGCAATCGACGTGCTCGCCGGCGTCGTCCTCGCGTATCTCAGCGTCGAACTCGCCGGCATCCTCGTCGGTCGATGGTCGATCTCATCGTGGGTGAACGGCCGCGTGCCGTCGCTGCGGACGCTTCGCCGGCGTTGA